The following DNA comes from Erigeron canadensis isolate Cc75 chromosome 3, C_canadensis_v1, whole genome shotgun sequence.
TTGATGTACCCTTTTGTTTTTTGGAGGAACTCGATACGTCACAAGCTTAGGGTGCAGGTgttcatgatgatgatgacgatgttGAACTgatgattcttcttctttaactttcttTACCTTTTGGTCTTTGATTACCTGCTCCTTGTTCTTTGATGATCCACAATCTGCTTGCTGCTTGTGATCAATAACATTATTTAACCGATCCTTATAATAATTATTCTTTTCAGTCACATCATCCGGAA
Coding sequences within:
- the LOC122592144 gene encoding root meristem growth factor 10, encoding MSRMLVSSSSSLFVLVVLSCLSLECNGRHLNSIIIDDDNKANLPSHSTISKQQGFMVDSFTVPDDVTEKNNYYKDRLNNVIDHKQQADCGSSKNKEQVIKDQKVKKVKEEESSVQHRHHHHEHLHPKLVTYRVPPKNKRVHQQPGFNLDYSPPKTHPPSHN